A portion of the Chelonia mydas isolate rCheMyd1 chromosome 23, rCheMyd1.pri.v2, whole genome shotgun sequence genome contains these proteins:
- the NANOS2 gene encoding nanos homolog 2, translating into MSTMLPDWLSGPPSPPVTIAHDFNMWRDYLNLSKVLGEIIEEHRRGSRSLLTCETADLCLPGTPLPMPPGDASSLKSSGWNRSNGSSCPQNGQSRAATPQTPGRLLCNFCRHNGESKRVYSSHLLKQADGIVLCPILRNYVCPVCGATGDGAHTLKYCPHNQEKQSLYCKGGRNSAGFIVRW; encoded by the coding sequence ATGAGCACCATGCTTCCCGACTGGCTTTCCGGGCCACCTTCTCCACCTGTCACGATCGCGCATGACTTCAACATGTGGCGGGACTACCTGAACCTGTCAAAAGTTCTTGGCGAAATCATTGAGGAGCACAGAAGGGGGTCCAGGAGCCTCCTAACCTGTGAGACTGCAGATCTCTGCCTGCCAGGGACCCCCCTTCCAATGCCTCCGGGGGACGCCTCGAGCCTGAAGTCATCGGGCTGGAACAGgagcaatggcagcagctgtccACAAAACGGGCAGAGCAGGGCGGCCACCCCTCAGACGCCCGGCAGACTCCTATGCAACTTCTGCAGGCACAACGGGGAGTCCAAGAGGGTCTACTCCTCCCACTTGCTGAAGCAAGCCGATGGCATCGTGCTGTGTCCCATCCTGCGCAACTACGTCTGCCCGGTGTGTGGTGCCACGGGCGATGGGGCCCACACGCTGAAATACTGCCCGCACAATCAAGAGAAGCAGTCCCTCTACTGCAAAGGCGGGCGCAACTCGGCTGGCTTCATAGTGAGATGGTGA
- the CCDC61 gene encoding centrosomal protein CCDC61 isoform X2: protein MAKLQGLQADYVFRGTEHVVRMTVNGSVLEVEVEDRLTTDQWRGEFDAAFIEDLTHKTGNFKQFGIFCSMLESALSQSSESVTLDLLTYTDLEALRSRKIGVGPRHAPSASKSSLLSSKRYLILIYSVEFDRIHYPLPLPYVGKPDPVALQKVIRELKEELAVLKAKPGRDFRDAEIRRLRDELGRVLEEKQEVESALLGLQEELKLCSKSSAGKEVKILKKIVQSLEEELLKERTKHQRAASKRLQENRQLADELAEVKASERSLRVRVKSLTNELALYKKGRLTPTGPSPQNRSASSRGFSHAAPGRSSAAAVAREERRSTSRERSNSRECGGAWPVNRPRSTSREGRGGSQTRLPRQSPSPTGTRPPRFDPTAFVKAKERKQKEAELKNQRRIRRGAGDAPPGSWGRSHSRGLAAFSRDSLGRSRGRSSSVESFRSQRSSASSGSEVDDYSEPVPLRGRRRAPRGRKPLSSSSWNGPTGAPRADAGRRKRLASTPTASKRADKENLYDEPSADLSEIDARLQALQEYMNNLDTRT, encoded by the exons ATGGCCAAGCTGCAGGGGCTTCAGGCTGACTACGTCTTCCGCGGAACGGAGCACGTTGTGAGGATGACCGTGAACGGGAGCGTCCTGGAAGTGGAAGTGGAGGACCGGCTCACCACCGATCAGTGGAGAGGAGAATTTGACGCTGCCT TCATTGAAGATTTAACTCACAAGACCGGGAACTTCAAGCAGTTTGGGATCTTCTGCAGCATGCTGGAGTCTGCCCTGAGCCAG AGCAGTGAGTCGGTCACCTTAGACCTCCTCACCTACACTGACCTGGAGGCGCTGAGGAGCCGGAAGATTGGGGTGGGCCCGAGGCACGCGCCCTCGGCTTCCAAGTCCTCGCTGCTGAGCTCCAAGCGCTATCTCATCCTCATCTACTCCGTCGAGTTTGACAG GATCCACTACCCGCTCCCGTTGCCCTATGTGGGCAAGCCAGACCCTGTAGCGCTGCAGAAGGTCATCAGGGAGCTGAAGGAGGAGCTGGCCGTGCTGAAGGCCAAACCAGGCAGGGATTTCCGGGATGCGGAGATCCGCCGGCTGCGGGACGA GCTGGGCCGGGTgctggaggagaagcaggaggTGGAGTCGGCCCTGCTcgggctgcaggaggagctgaaGCTCTGCAGCAAGAGCAGCGCCGGGAAGGAGGTGAAGATCCTGAAGAAGATTGTCCAgagcctggaggaggagctgctgaagGAGCGAACCAAGCACCAGCGAGCGGCCAGCAAGCGCCTGCAGGAGAACCGGCAGCTGGCTGACGAG CTGGCGGAGGTGAAAGCATCGGAGAGGAGCCTCCGGGTCCGAGTGAAGAGTCTGACCAATGAGCTGGCCTTATACAAGAAAGG GCGCTTGACCCCCACCGGCCCATCCCCTCAGAACCGATCGGCGTCCTCCCGTGGCTTCAGTCACGCTGCCCCGGGCCGGAGCAGCGCTGCGGCCGTGGCCCGAGAGGAGCGACGCTCCACCTCCAGGGAGCGCTCCAACTCCCGGGAGTGTGGCGGGGCCTGGCCAGTGAACCGGCCACGCTCCACGTCCAGAGAAGGGCGTGGCGGGAGCCAGACCCGACTCCCTCGCCAGTCACCATCACCCACAG GCACCCGGCCGCCGCGCTTCGACCCCACGGCCTTTGTGAAGGCCAAAGAGCGGAAGCAGAAGGAGGCTGAACTGAAAAA CCAGCGACGGATCCGGCGGGGCGCGGGTGATGCACCGCCCGGCAGCTGGGGCCGCTCCCACTCCCGGGGCCTGGCAGCCTTCAGCAGAGACAGCCTGGGCAGGAGTCGCGGACGCAGCTCGTCGG TGGAGAGCTTCCGCAGCCAGCGCTCTTCAGCAAGCTCGGGCAGCGAAGTGGATGATTACTCCGAGCCGGTACCCCTAAG GGGCAGGCGGCGGGCACCCAGAGGCAGGAAGCCCTTGAGTTCCTCCTCCTGGAACGGCCCCACCGGG gctCCTCGAGCGGATGCCGGCCGCAGGAAACGCCTGGCCAGCACCCCCACCGCGAGCAAGCGAGCGGATAAAG AGAACCTGTATGATGAGCCGTCGGCCGACCTGTCTGAGATCGACGCCCGGCTGCAGGCCCTGCAGGAGTACATGAACAACCTGGACACCAGGACGTAG
- the CCDC61 gene encoding centrosomal protein CCDC61 isoform X1 → MAKLQGLQADYVFRGTEHVVRMTVNGSVLEVEVEDRLTTDQWRGEFDAAFIEDLTHKTGNFKQFGIFCSMLESALSQSSESVTLDLLTYTDLEALRSRKIGVGPRHAPSASKSSLLSSKRYLILIYSVEFDRIHYPLPLPYVGKPDPVALQKVIRELKEELAVLKAKPGRDFRDAEIRRLRDELGRVLEEKQEVESALLGLQEELKLCSKSSAGKEVKILKKIVQSLEEELLKERTKHQRAASKRLQENRQLADELAEVKASERSLRVRVKSLTNELALYKKGRLTPTGPSPQNRSASSRGFSHAAPGRSSAAAVAREERRSTSRERSNSRECGGAWPVNRPRSTSREGRGGSQTRLPRQSPSPTGTRPPRFDPTAFVKAKERKQKEAELKNQRRIRRGAGDAPPGSWGRSHSRGLAAFSRDSLGRSRGRSSSVESFRSQRSSASSGSEVDDYSEPVPLSRGRRRAPRGRKPLSSSSWNGPTGAPRADAGRRKRLASTPTASKRADKENLYDEPSADLSEIDARLQALQEYMNNLDTRT, encoded by the exons ATGGCCAAGCTGCAGGGGCTTCAGGCTGACTACGTCTTCCGCGGAACGGAGCACGTTGTGAGGATGACCGTGAACGGGAGCGTCCTGGAAGTGGAAGTGGAGGACCGGCTCACCACCGATCAGTGGAGAGGAGAATTTGACGCTGCCT TCATTGAAGATTTAACTCACAAGACCGGGAACTTCAAGCAGTTTGGGATCTTCTGCAGCATGCTGGAGTCTGCCCTGAGCCAG AGCAGTGAGTCGGTCACCTTAGACCTCCTCACCTACACTGACCTGGAGGCGCTGAGGAGCCGGAAGATTGGGGTGGGCCCGAGGCACGCGCCCTCGGCTTCCAAGTCCTCGCTGCTGAGCTCCAAGCGCTATCTCATCCTCATCTACTCCGTCGAGTTTGACAG GATCCACTACCCGCTCCCGTTGCCCTATGTGGGCAAGCCAGACCCTGTAGCGCTGCAGAAGGTCATCAGGGAGCTGAAGGAGGAGCTGGCCGTGCTGAAGGCCAAACCAGGCAGGGATTTCCGGGATGCGGAGATCCGCCGGCTGCGGGACGA GCTGGGCCGGGTgctggaggagaagcaggaggTGGAGTCGGCCCTGCTcgggctgcaggaggagctgaaGCTCTGCAGCAAGAGCAGCGCCGGGAAGGAGGTGAAGATCCTGAAGAAGATTGTCCAgagcctggaggaggagctgctgaagGAGCGAACCAAGCACCAGCGAGCGGCCAGCAAGCGCCTGCAGGAGAACCGGCAGCTGGCTGACGAG CTGGCGGAGGTGAAAGCATCGGAGAGGAGCCTCCGGGTCCGAGTGAAGAGTCTGACCAATGAGCTGGCCTTATACAAGAAAGG GCGCTTGACCCCCACCGGCCCATCCCCTCAGAACCGATCGGCGTCCTCCCGTGGCTTCAGTCACGCTGCCCCGGGCCGGAGCAGCGCTGCGGCCGTGGCCCGAGAGGAGCGACGCTCCACCTCCAGGGAGCGCTCCAACTCCCGGGAGTGTGGCGGGGCCTGGCCAGTGAACCGGCCACGCTCCACGTCCAGAGAAGGGCGTGGCGGGAGCCAGACCCGACTCCCTCGCCAGTCACCATCACCCACAG GCACCCGGCCGCCGCGCTTCGACCCCACGGCCTTTGTGAAGGCCAAAGAGCGGAAGCAGAAGGAGGCTGAACTGAAAAA CCAGCGACGGATCCGGCGGGGCGCGGGTGATGCACCGCCCGGCAGCTGGGGCCGCTCCCACTCCCGGGGCCTGGCAGCCTTCAGCAGAGACAGCCTGGGCAGGAGTCGCGGACGCAGCTCGTCGG TGGAGAGCTTCCGCAGCCAGCGCTCTTCAGCAAGCTCGGGCAGCGAAGTGGATGATTACTCCGAGCCGGTACCCCTAA gCAGGGGCAGGCGGCGGGCACCCAGAGGCAGGAAGCCCTTGAGTTCCTCCTCCTGGAACGGCCCCACCGGG gctCCTCGAGCGGATGCCGGCCGCAGGAAACGCCTGGCCAGCACCCCCACCGCGAGCAAGCGAGCGGATAAAG AGAACCTGTATGATGAGCCGTCGGCCGACCTGTCTGAGATCGACGCCCGGCTGCAGGCCCTGCAGGAGTACATGAACAACCTGGACACCAGGACGTAG